Proteins co-encoded in one Rhodococcus sp. PAMC28707 genomic window:
- a CDS encoding alpha/beta hydrolase fold domain-containing protein, with amino-acid sequence MAHTLTWHDDVSHQARALSYAMRMTLKPAFSLWPLTDNGIRAIGHLDRAVDRLPKPKRVKIEQVFLGGVPCEKTTHPRVATGSLADATILYFHGGGFVFCGLATHRSACATMSARAGVPVYSVEYRQIPDGGIGTSIADAMSSYRAALGTVADPSKIIVAGDSAGGYLAMKVAELAVLEGLTPPAAVLGFSPLLNLDLKSHPRKFMKKDAYLPMKQVLALEDRWLAGPDTIPGASSPVNADPSIFPPVFLSTAENEIMRPDVESMTRKLGVAGRTVETHVWRGQVHAFPVMASALPEGKAVLDLAVAFAARNL; translated from the coding sequence ATGGCTCACACGCTCACATGGCACGACGACGTCAGCCACCAGGCACGAGCACTGTCCTACGCCATGCGGATGACGCTGAAACCGGCGTTCAGTCTCTGGCCACTCACCGACAACGGTATCCGGGCGATCGGTCACCTCGACCGTGCCGTCGACCGACTCCCCAAGCCCAAGCGCGTCAAGATCGAGCAGGTTTTCCTCGGCGGGGTGCCATGCGAGAAGACGACACACCCGCGGGTCGCGACGGGATCTCTCGCCGATGCCACCATCCTCTACTTCCACGGCGGAGGTTTCGTATTCTGCGGTTTGGCCACCCACCGGAGCGCCTGCGCCACAATGTCCGCTCGCGCAGGTGTGCCCGTGTACTCCGTCGAATACCGACAGATCCCCGACGGCGGAATCGGTACATCCATCGCCGACGCGATGAGCTCCTACCGCGCTGCACTGGGCACGGTGGCAGATCCGTCCAAGATCATCGTTGCAGGTGATTCTGCCGGTGGTTATCTCGCGATGAAGGTCGCCGAACTTGCTGTGCTGGAAGGACTCACTCCGCCTGCCGCGGTGTTGGGGTTCTCCCCTTTGCTCAATCTGGATTTGAAGAGTCATCCGCGGAAGTTCATGAAGAAGGATGCGTACCTTCCGATGAAGCAGGTCCTTGCACTCGAAGATCGCTGGCTCGCCGGACCCGACACCATCCCCGGGGCTTCTTCGCCCGTCAATGCCGACCCGTCGATCTTTCCACCGGTATTCCTCTCGACTGCGGAGAACGAAATCATGCGACCAGACGTCGAATCGATGACCCGGAAGCTCGGCGTCGCCGGCCGAACCGTCGAAACGCATGTGTGGAGAGGGCAGGTGCACGCGTTCCCTGTCATGGCCAGCGCACTGCCGGAAGGCAAGGCGGTCCTGGACCTCGCTGTGGCCTTCGCTGCCCGCAACCTCTGA